A single region of the Gemmatimonadaceae bacterium genome encodes:
- a CDS encoding sigma-70 family RNA polymerase sigma factor: MPHDTDITDLLARARRGEPGALDAVFPVVYGELRRAAHRELGRWRPGDTLDTTALVHEAYLRLVNSTRAEYADRRHFHAVAATAMRQIIVDYARQRTTAKRGHGQHPVSLDRLEVAGATASDDIVALDEALKALAVEHPRLAQVVELRFFAGLSVEEAGEAMDCSPRTVKREWQKARAFLFRMLHGADGEPPAER, from the coding sequence ATGCCCCACGACACCGACATCACCGACCTCCTCGCCCGCGCGCGCCGCGGTGAGCCGGGCGCGCTCGACGCGGTGTTTCCCGTGGTCTATGGCGAGCTCCGGCGCGCGGCCCATCGCGAGCTGGGGCGTTGGCGCCCCGGCGACACGCTCGACACGACAGCGCTGGTGCACGAGGCGTACCTTCGCCTGGTGAACAGCACTCGCGCGGAGTACGCCGACCGGCGGCACTTCCATGCAGTCGCGGCCACCGCGATGCGTCAGATCATCGTGGATTACGCGCGCCAGCGTACGACGGCCAAACGGGGGCATGGGCAGCACCCCGTCTCACTCGACCGCCTCGAAGTGGCCGGCGCCACCGCGAGCGACGACATCGTCGCACTCGACGAGGCGCTCAAGGCGCTCGCCGTCGAACATCCGCGGCTCGCGCAGGTGGTGGAACTCCGCTTCTTCGCCGGCCTCTCGGTGGAGGAAGCGGGTGAGGCGATGGACTGCTCCCCGCGGACCGTGAAGCGCGAATGGCAGAAGGCGCGCGCCTTCCTCTTCCGCATGCTGCACGGCGCCGACGGGGAGCCGCCGGCGGAGCGCTGA
- a CDS encoding energy transducer TonB gives MFGLVVILLTGATGVRAQEATLVGPCHHAPALDLTTLVSAPDTAPRLLSEPPRTPRFALRDGYRGTVQLAVVIDTAGHPEAGGAVVLAASDAQLRDWACAYASQLRFTPAKVGDRAVRTQAVVPFTFRAVMVRRAR, from the coding sequence GTGTTTGGCCTGGTCGTCATACTGCTCACCGGCGCAACCGGCGTTCGCGCGCAGGAGGCGACGCTTGTCGGTCCATGTCACCATGCGCCGGCCCTCGATCTGACGACTCTCGTGAGTGCGCCCGACACCGCGCCACGCCTGCTCTCCGAGCCGCCTCGCACGCCCCGCTTCGCGCTGCGAGATGGTTACCGGGGTACCGTGCAGCTTGCCGTCGTCATCGATACCGCGGGGCACCCGGAGGCCGGCGGCGCGGTCGTCCTGGCCGCAAGCGACGCGCAACTGCGGGACTGGGCCTGCGCCTATGCTTCGCAGCTGCGCTTCACTCCCGCGAAGGTGGGCGACCGCGCCGTGCGTACCCAGGCGGTCGTACCGTTCACCTTCCGCGCCGTCATGGTGCGACGGGCACGTTGA
- a CDS encoding HigA family addiction module antidote protein, whose protein sequence is MSALKPVTPGELLLEEFLVPMQLSQYRLAKEIGVPAQRIGEIIAGRRAITADTDLRLCRFFGLSNGYWLRAQAAYDTEVAAKALAPVLRRIKPWAGSVA, encoded by the coding sequence ATGTCCGCGCTCAAGCCCGTCACACCTGGGGAGCTCCTGCTGGAGGAGTTCCTCGTGCCGATGCAGCTCTCCCAATACCGCCTGGCCAAGGAGATCGGCGTCCCCGCCCAGCGCATCGGCGAGATCATCGCCGGCCGGCGCGCCATCACCGCGGACACCGACCTCCGCCTCTGTCGGTTCTTCGGACTCTCGAATGGCTACTGGCTGCGCGCGCAGGCCGCCTATGACACCGAGGTGGCGGCCAAGGCGCTTGCGCCCGTCCTCCGGCGCATCAAGCCGTGGGCCGGGAGCGTCGCGTAG
- a CDS encoding SUMF1/EgtB/PvdO family nonheme iron enzyme translates to MHSIEYRWENGEFTLIPVRGTHGEPYVFGDSPHAHAIEVRDFFIGSVPVTQGFWSHIAGAENNPAVHRGADLPVENVSWDSLTMPGGFLERLNASAVAAALRTQVGLPQLFRLPTETEWEYAARGGEHWRDGFRYSGSDDIEAVAWYDRRHGDQTQPVAKKAPNQLGIYDMSGNVWEWCQDSLSRDLSAIPTDGSAYEGPGDERVLRGGCFHNWAAHCAVSNRYEIARDFHDGCIGFRVVMADARPSARRGA, encoded by the coding sequence ATGCATTCGATCGAGTATCGCTGGGAGAATGGCGAGTTCACGCTAATTCCCGTCCGCGGTACACACGGCGAGCCGTACGTGTTCGGCGATTCGCCGCACGCCCACGCGATCGAGGTGCGCGATTTCTTCATCGGGTCCGTCCCCGTCACGCAGGGATTCTGGAGCCACATCGCGGGAGCGGAGAACAATCCCGCGGTACATCGTGGCGCTGACCTGCCGGTCGAGAACGTGTCGTGGGACTCGTTGACCATGCCGGGTGGTTTCCTAGAGCGTTTGAACGCGAGCGCCGTGGCGGCGGCTCTACGCACGCAGGTGGGTCTTCCCCAGCTCTTTCGGCTGCCCACTGAAACGGAATGGGAATACGCCGCACGCGGCGGAGAGCACTGGCGGGATGGATTCCGCTATAGCGGCAGCGACGATATCGAGGCCGTGGCATGGTACGATCGACGACACGGCGATCAGACGCAGCCGGTCGCCAAGAAGGCGCCCAACCAACTCGGGATCTACGACATGTCGGGCAACGTCTGGGAATGGTGCCAGGACTCGTTGTCACGCGATCTGAGTGCGATTCCTACAGACGGCTCAGCCTATGAGGGTCCCGGTGACGAGCGCGTGCTCCGAGGTGGCTGCTTTCACAACTGGGCGGCCCACTGCGCTGTGTCCAATCGCTACGAGATCGCGCGTGACTTCCATGATGGCTGCATCGGATTCCGAGTTGTCATGGCAGATGCGCGACCTTCCGCGCGCCGTGGCGCCTAA
- a CDS encoding dihydrofolate reductase has translation MTNVVVAWEEQMARVRVHNFTISIDGYGAGPRQTREEPLGVGGEALHEWLFPTHTFQRMGGKPGGTTGVDDEFARRFGDGVGAWIMGRNMFGPIRGAWPDETWRGWWGKNPPYHGPVFVLTHHARPSVEMEGGTVYHFVTQGIREAMQRAFAAAADKDVQISGGVATVRQYLEARLIDELHVAIAPKLLGSGEHLLHGLDLTALGYECTSHVPTAAATHVVLTRRQ, from the coding sequence TTGACCAACGTCGTTGTTGCCTGGGAGGAGCAGATGGCTCGCGTACGCGTGCACAACTTCACGATCTCGATCGACGGCTATGGGGCCGGGCCGCGCCAGACACGCGAGGAGCCTCTCGGTGTCGGCGGCGAGGCGTTGCACGAGTGGCTCTTCCCGACGCACACGTTCCAGCGCATGGGCGGGAAGCCTGGCGGCACCACTGGCGTCGATGACGAGTTCGCTCGACGATTTGGTGATGGCGTCGGTGCGTGGATCATGGGCCGTAACATGTTCGGCCCGATTCGCGGTGCCTGGCCCGATGAAACGTGGCGCGGCTGGTGGGGAAAGAACCCGCCATACCACGGCCCGGTCTTCGTATTGACGCATCACGCCCGCCCGTCGGTCGAGATGGAAGGAGGTACGGTCTATCATTTCGTTACTCAGGGTATTCGCGAAGCGATGCAGCGCGCCTTTGCGGCCGCGGCGGACAAGGACGTTCAGATCAGCGGCGGCGTGGCGACGGTTCGCCAATACCTCGAGGCGAGACTCATCGACGAGCTACACGTGGCGATCGCACCCAAGCTGCTCGGCTCCGGCGAGCATCTCTTGCACGGCCTTGATCTCACTGCCTTGGGCTACGAGTGCACGAGTCATGTTCCGACCGCGGCCGCAACGCATGTTGTGCTGACAAGACGTCAGTGA
- a CDS encoding DUF433 domain-containing protein, protein MPLLDRISLDSAIRFGKPCVRGTRITVGDVLRYVASGMTEAQVIADFPDLAHDDILASLAFAAERERRIMPVPAD, encoded by the coding sequence ATGCCTCTCCTCGACCGGATCAGCCTCGATTCCGCCATTCGCTTCGGCAAGCCCTGCGTCCGCGGCACCCGCATCACGGTGGGCGACGTCCTCCGCTATGTGGCGTCGGGCATGACCGAAGCGCAGGTTATCGCTGATTTCCCCGACCTGGCACACGACGACATCCTCGCATCTCTCGCTTTCGCCGCCGAGCGTGAGCGCCGCATCATGCCCGTCCCTGCGGACTGA
- a CDS encoding serine/threonine protein kinase produces MGAPPSRAARLEALLDLALDTEPTQREHALAAACTDDPALLAEARALVAALERSGEFLQRPAAALLGLSDSPPPETRTGESIGSWRLGRELGRGGMGTVWLAERESGGFQQQAALKLVRGGARSAEVLRRFLAERQILAQLQHPNLARLIDGGTTADGEHWFAMEYVDGVRLTDWCDKRRATTEERLETFLQVAEAARYAHRNLVVHRDIKPSNILVTADGTVKLLDFGIAKLLGADTAPGETATALWVMTPEYASPEQVRGEPITTATDVYALGAVLYELLCGHRAHRLTRLTPTEVERAVCDVVPPRMSEVVHQPVTMGVEHASAGELAARRGSDPQRLTRQLAGDLDTIVARALQKDPARRYPSVDALLEDLHRYRTGRPVLARPDTAWYRLRKFVRRHVAGVSAGFAMFLALAGGLATTLWQARIARLESRKARETSAFVIGLFKGANPEESGQREVTLRDLVDRGVRRVDSALAAQPEVQSEMYGVLGETYRELGLLQQADSLFRRAVSLAERVLGPESAAFADRLGNLGTTLNALGDYEGADSVLARALALQRRLHGPRSPEVGLTLGEYANNLQDLGEYDRAIAAHRDGIAIDRATFGDTSLTVATDLDNLGVTLTDAGQLQAADSANRSSLAIRQRQLPPGHTLILNSLGNLSVTQSKLGNAVVAESLARIVLDGRKRLLPPGHRDLAYALEAVAVPLEHQGRLAEAEVLTREALNIRRTALGPGHAVTMISANNLAVLFVRQGKYDSAAAVFDEVVRRWSSDYGPSDARTGTAINNLGVARMGAGQFRAAERDLARAFTVRRAALGDTAVDVAVTRRNRAALFSRVGRLTEAEREVREALSTLERALPADHPRLAEAWTTLAEVYLSRGRAADADSLLRRARAVQAARLPGFDQRRAETAVLLGRAQFALGMLPAAELLLVEGARGYARYPALAAQTRAAEALLARVRAARLVEAR; encoded by the coding sequence GTGGGCGCGCCTCCATCCCGCGCGGCCCGGCTCGAGGCGCTGCTCGACCTCGCGCTCGACACCGAACCGACGCAGCGCGAGCACGCCCTCGCCGCCGCCTGCACCGACGATCCGGCGCTTTTGGCGGAAGCGCGAGCCCTCGTGGCCGCGCTCGAACGCTCCGGCGAGTTTCTCCAAAGGCCGGCTGCAGCTCTGCTCGGCCTGTCGGACTCGCCGCCTCCCGAGACGCGCACGGGCGAGAGCATCGGCTCGTGGCGCCTCGGTCGCGAACTCGGACGCGGTGGCATGGGCACCGTCTGGCTCGCCGAGCGCGAGTCCGGCGGCTTCCAGCAGCAGGCGGCGCTCAAGCTGGTGCGAGGGGGCGCTCGCTCCGCGGAGGTGCTCCGACGATTCCTCGCCGAGCGCCAGATCCTGGCGCAGTTGCAGCACCCCAACCTCGCGCGCCTCATCGACGGCGGCACCACCGCGGACGGCGAGCATTGGTTCGCGATGGAGTACGTCGACGGCGTGCGGCTCACCGACTGGTGCGACAAGCGCCGAGCCACAACGGAGGAGCGCCTCGAGACCTTCCTGCAGGTGGCCGAGGCCGCGCGATACGCCCATCGCAACCTCGTCGTCCACCGCGACATCAAGCCGTCCAACATCCTGGTGACCGCAGATGGGACGGTGAAGCTCCTCGACTTCGGCATCGCCAAGCTGCTCGGCGCCGACACCGCGCCGGGGGAGACAGCGACGGCACTCTGGGTCATGACCCCGGAGTATGCGTCGCCCGAACAGGTACGCGGCGAACCGATCACCACCGCGACCGACGTCTACGCGCTCGGCGCGGTACTGTACGAGTTGCTCTGCGGTCATCGCGCGCATCGCCTAACGCGACTCACGCCGACAGAAGTGGAGCGCGCGGTGTGCGACGTGGTCCCCCCGCGCATGAGCGAGGTCGTGCATCAGCCGGTCACGATGGGCGTGGAGCACGCCTCCGCGGGTGAGCTCGCTGCGCGGCGCGGTAGCGACCCGCAGCGCCTCACCCGACAGTTGGCCGGGGACCTCGACACCATCGTCGCCCGGGCGCTGCAGAAGGATCCGGCGCGCCGGTATCCTTCAGTCGATGCGTTGCTGGAGGACCTGCACCGCTATCGCACCGGTCGTCCCGTCCTCGCGCGACCAGACACCGCGTGGTATCGCCTCCGCAAGTTCGTGCGCCGACACGTCGCAGGCGTGAGCGCGGGGTTCGCCATGTTTCTCGCGCTCGCCGGCGGCCTCGCGACGACCCTCTGGCAGGCGCGCATTGCGCGCCTCGAGTCCCGCAAGGCGCGGGAGACCTCCGCCTTCGTCATCGGACTGTTCAAGGGGGCGAATCCCGAGGAGTCCGGCCAGCGCGAGGTCACCTTACGCGACCTCGTGGACCGCGGCGTGCGACGCGTGGATTCCGCGCTCGCCGCGCAGCCCGAAGTCCAGTCCGAGATGTACGGAGTTCTTGGCGAGACGTACCGTGAACTCGGCCTTCTCCAGCAGGCCGACTCCTTGTTTCGTCGGGCAGTGTCGCTCGCGGAACGGGTGCTGGGGCCCGAAAGCGCCGCCTTCGCCGACCGACTCGGGAACCTCGGGACTACGTTGAACGCGCTCGGTGACTATGAGGGCGCCGATTCGGTGCTGGCCCGCGCGCTCGCGCTCCAGCGCCGCCTCCATGGTCCGCGATCGCCCGAGGTCGGCCTCACGTTGGGTGAGTACGCCAACAACCTGCAGGACCTCGGGGAGTACGACCGCGCGATCGCGGCGCATCGCGACGGCATTGCCATCGACCGTGCGACCTTTGGCGATACCAGCCTGACCGTCGCCACCGATCTCGACAACCTGGGCGTGACCTTGACCGACGCCGGCCAGCTGCAAGCCGCCGACTCCGCGAACCGGTCATCGCTGGCGATCCGCCAGCGACAACTCCCCCCGGGCCACACCCTGATCCTCAACTCCCTCGGCAACCTGTCGGTGACACAATCCAAGCTGGGGAATGCAGTGGTTGCCGAATCGTTGGCGCGCATCGTACTCGACGGTCGGAAGCGGTTGCTGCCCCCCGGGCACCGGGACCTTGCGTACGCACTCGAGGCCGTGGCGGTCCCGCTGGAGCATCAGGGGCGGCTGGCGGAGGCGGAGGTCCTCACACGCGAGGCCTTGAACATCCGGCGCACGGCACTGGGCCCTGGACATGCCGTCACGATGATCTCCGCCAACAACCTCGCGGTGCTCTTCGTGCGACAAGGGAAGTACGACAGCGCGGCCGCGGTGTTCGACGAGGTGGTGCGGCGCTGGTCGTCGGACTACGGCCCCAGCGACGCGCGCACCGGCACGGCCATCAACAACCTGGGCGTTGCACGGATGGGTGCCGGCCAGTTCCGCGCCGCCGAGCGCGACCTGGCACGGGCTTTCACGGTGCGCCGCGCCGCCCTGGGTGATACCGCCGTCGATGTGGCGGTCACGCGGCGCAACCGTGCCGCGCTGTTCTCGCGCGTGGGGCGCCTGACCGAGGCGGAGCGCGAAGTTCGGGAGGCCCTGTCGACGTTGGAGCGTGCGTTGCCCGCCGATCATCCGCGCCTCGCCGAGGCATGGACCACACTCGCCGAGGTCTACCTGTCCCGCGGCCGGGCGGCCGACGCCGACTCCCTGCTCAGACGCGCGCGCGCTGTGCAGGCGGCACGCCTTCCGGGATTCGACCAGCGACGGGCAGAGACGGCTGTGCTGCTGGGACGGGCCCAGTTCGCGTTAGGCATGCTGCCCGCCGCCGAGTTGCTCCTGGTCGAAGGCGCTCGCGGCTATGCCCGATACCCCGCGCTCGCGGCCCAGACGCGCGCGGCAGAGGCGCTGCTCGCCCGCGTGCGCGCCGCTCGGTTGGTGGAAGCGCGCTAG
- a CDS encoding clan AA aspartic protease, whose product MSELTDFLTAHGYVRVPLRRSVVGHFHTDGTLNGRPVEVLVDTGAAITVVAMSVVQAVGLRWEWLNREAGGAGGALDQYRVEGAVLQLGSLIPRLVGPAGLDFEHVNASLRANGSAEVDVILGTDVFDAHAAVIDYATESLFLKAVAAEPNAAPDPGALEV is encoded by the coding sequence GTGAGTGAGTTGACCGACTTCCTGACGGCCCATGGCTACGTGCGCGTGCCGCTCAGACGCAGCGTCGTGGGTCATTTCCACACGGACGGCACGCTCAACGGTCGCCCGGTCGAGGTGTTGGTGGACACCGGGGCCGCTATCACAGTGGTGGCCATGTCGGTGGTTCAGGCCGTCGGTCTCCGATGGGAATGGCTGAACCGCGAGGCGGGCGGGGCGGGCGGCGCCCTCGATCAGTACCGGGTCGAGGGTGCGGTGCTGCAACTCGGGTCGCTCATCCCGCGGCTGGTGGGCCCGGCCGGGCTGGACTTTGAGCACGTGAACGCCTCTCTCAGGGCGAACGGGTCGGCCGAGGTCGACGTGATCCTCGGCACGGACGTGTTTGACGCTCATGCGGCCGTGATCGACTACGCCACTGAGTCCCTGTTTCTGAAGGCGGTCGCAGCCGAACCAAACGCTGCACCTGACCCGGGCGCACTGGAAGTGTAG
- a CDS encoding carboxypeptidase regulatory-like domain-containing protein — MTVLAGVVLLGCRGQPPSRPVTGCVPGDPGPAQAIELSVSKKLPTGALLLDVRDRQTGAGLALVELRLLSLARTTHTDKKGKARFDSLPPGQHALATRRFGYSIRTDTVVVGQSAGQVARIALRRQTVCAYSTAALAPAPER; from the coding sequence ATGACGGTCCTCGCGGGAGTGGTTCTGCTTGGATGCCGCGGGCAGCCGCCGTCCCGACCGGTGACTGGTTGCGTTCCGGGTGATCCCGGCCCGGCGCAGGCGATCGAGCTCTCCGTCAGCAAGAAGCTGCCGACGGGGGCGCTGCTCCTTGACGTTCGCGATCGCCAGACCGGCGCCGGCCTGGCCTTGGTAGAGCTCCGCCTGCTCTCGCTCGCTCGCACCACCCACACCGATAAGAAGGGGAAGGCGCGCTTCGACTCCCTGCCGCCGGGTCAGCATGCGCTCGCGACTCGACGTTTCGGTTATAGCATCCGCACGGATACGGTTGTGGTCGGCCAGAGCGCCGGACAGGTCGCGAGAATCGCGCTTCGCCGCCAGACCGTCTGTGCCTATAGTACGGCGGCCCTCGCGCCCGCGCCCGAACGATAG
- a CDS encoding nuclear transport factor 2 family protein has product MSSSMEDELIGVSHDWDRAMVGNDAEAIGRYMADDWVIIGPDGRVGDKATFLGLVRSGALTHDEMTSEDFHIRVYGDTAVVSARGVSGGKYQGQPFREVERSSSVFVRRAGQWRCVLTHLSRLAQTEEG; this is encoded by the coding sequence GTGAGCAGCAGCATGGAAGACGAGTTGATTGGTGTCTCTCACGACTGGGACCGGGCGATGGTCGGGAACGACGCGGAAGCGATCGGGCGGTATATGGCCGACGACTGGGTCATCATTGGTCCCGATGGCCGAGTTGGCGACAAAGCGACCTTTCTGGGGTTGGTGAGGTCGGGAGCCCTGACTCACGACGAGATGACGTCGGAAGACTTCCATATCCGCGTTTACGGCGATACCGCCGTGGTCTCCGCACGCGGGGTATCCGGAGGGAAGTACCAAGGGCAGCCCTTCCGCGAAGTCGAGCGCTCGTCGTCCGTCTTTGTCCGGCGCGCGGGGCAGTGGCGCTGCGTGTTAACCCACCTCTCACGGCTCGCTCAGACGGAAGAAGGGTGA